The Podospora bellae-mahoneyi strain CBS 112042 chromosome 7, whole genome shotgun sequence genome includes a window with the following:
- a CDS encoding hypothetical protein (EggNog:ENOG503NYWS; COG:G; COG:O), whose amino-acid sequence MASLKAVAALAAVTLIGRVTATEVFLPPCLDPFQPFVYSGCFSEASGTQILPYRSPATPDDMTVEKCVAECKGNGYRYAGLVYYGVCYCGQTVKGDLTEESECSFPCKGDDTQICGANGKFSIYQDPTFIPVDQTTIADYDPLGCWTDDSPQGRALSYRQDSVDGATMTTEKCLQACHAGGFPFAGTEYGGECYCGVVIGNDTYSAPASECNMACNGAPDEKCGGPGRLNLYAADELLSLEPCGYEPPVVSSSSELPVVSTVTTESSTSTSLVEEEPTTSTTVEEPTSTSTSTPLPTLPPTTSTTAPVSTTSTTSSVCVTTTVIPPKCEYKCGKWCSNPLPDWENDAKSCKAAWTNCLLQVASCFKNAGFPQSLECFNFGQWCADVDDYCVKTPKGKKHDFFGKKPPKGGSPATTVTVTTACPTAAPTSTKPATTTKPATTTTICPTPAPTNICKQPTNNYYGYKPGKPVGGIDLPVVTCNDLVSDWPSHPFKRYSDPDTRKCKKYSRSTPSTACQDACKEQYEDCLDVYAEGCRNNKFRPRQDSYFQQMEKRTFWGGWSDSFNGAKDKCRAQYNDCLSVNRNVDVKGKCNKFCE is encoded by the exons ATGGCCAGCCTCAAGGCCGTGGCTGCCCTCGCGGCAGTCACCTTAATTGGTCGTGTTACCGCCACCGAGGTCTTCCTCCCACCATGCTTGGACCCCTTCCAGCCTTTCGTCTACTCGGGGTGCTTCTCCGAGGCCAGTGGCACACAGATCCTCCCCTACCGCAGCCCGGCAACTCCTGATGACATGACCGTCGAGAAGTGCGTTGCTGAGTGCAAGGGCAATGGCTACAGGTATGCCGGTCTCGTCTACTACGGCGTCTGCTACTGCGGTCAAACCGTGAAGGGTGACCTCACCGAGGAGTCTGAGTGCAGCTTCCCCTGCAAGGGTGATGACACCCAGATCTGCGGTGCCAACGGCAAATTCTCTATCTACCAGGACCCTACCTTCATCCCCGTTGACCAGACCACCATTGCCGACTATGATCCTCTTGGATGCTGGACCGACGACTCTCCTCAGGGGAGAGCCCTTTCCTACCGCCAGGACTCCGTCGATGGCGCCACCATGACCACTGAGAAGTGCTTGCAGGCTTGCCATGCCGGCGGTTTCCCCTTTGCCGGTACTGAGTATGGCG GTGAATGCTACTGCGGTGTTGTCATTGGCAATGACACCTACTCTGCCCCCGCCTCCGAGTGCAACATGGCCTGCAACGGTGCCCCTGACGAGAAGTGCGGTGGCCCTGGTCGTCTTAACCTCTACGCCGCCGACGAGCTTCTGTCTCTCGAGCCCTGCGGCTATGAGCCCCCCGTTGTCTCCAGCAGCTCGGAGCTCCCTGTCGTCagcaccgtcaccaccgagtcctccaccagcacctcccttgtcgaggaggagcccaccaccagcaccactgTCGAGGagcccaccagcaccagcaccagcactcCCCTTCCTACTCTCCCCcctaccacctccaccaccgcgcCCGTgagcaccacctccaccaccagctccgtCTGCgtgaccaccaccgtcatccCTCCCAAGTGCGAGTACAAGTGCGGCAAGTGGTgctccaacccccttcccgaCTGGGAGAACGACGCCAAGTCCTGCAAGGCCGCCTGGACCAACTGCCTCTTGCAGGTTGCCTCCTGCTTCAAGAACGCCGGCTTCCCCCAGTCTCTTGAGTGCTTCAACTTTGGCCAGTGGTGCGCCGATGTCGACGACTACTGCGTCAAGACccccaagggcaagaagcaCGACTTTTTCGGCAAGAAGCCCCCCAAGGGAGGCagccccgccaccaccgtgACCGTCACCACCGCTTGCCCTACCGCCgctcccacctccaccaagcctgccaccaccaccaagcccgcgacgaccaccaccatctgccCCACCCCAGCGCCCACCAACATCTGCAAGCAGCCCACCAACAACTACTACGGCTACAAGCCCGGCAAGCCCGTCGGCGGGATTGACCTGCCCGTCGTGACCTGCAACGACTTGGTTTCGGACTGGCCTAGCCACCCCTTCAAGCGGTACTCGGACCCTGACACGAGAAAGTGCAAGAAGTACAGCCGCTCGACGCCGAGCACTGCCTGCCAGGACGCGTGCAAGGAGCAGTACGAGGACTGCTTGGACGTTTATGCCGAGGGGTGCAGGAATAATAAGTTTAGGCCGAGGCAGGATAGTTACTTTCAgcagatggagaagaggactttctggggggggtggagcGACAGCTTTAATGGGGCGAAGGATAAGTGCAGGGCGCAGTATAACGACTGTTTGAGTGTGAATAGGAATGTGGATGTTAAGGGGAAGTGTAATAAGTTTTGCGAGtaa